The Argopecten irradians isolate NY chromosome 6, Ai_NY, whole genome shotgun sequence genome has a window encoding:
- the LOC138325177 gene encoding neutral amino acid transporter 9-like, whose product MSGSSPNSSSSDEKSPLTVNDDEIREESEANDDGNANGNSRRVRRPVQYYSINTPDHDASTVAVVSRYKYYSRLSPYRNSNFQMPEHVVPPNFFSVIYVTVRGEQNSIITIFSLWNTMMGTSILSMPWAIRQAGFVTGITLLVLMAGLMLYTSYRILTAVQGMSSDSTSEALDFSDVCQHYLGRWAQILAIVSSLLTLMGGAIVYWILMSNFLYNIVTFIYHKATDSTGNNTTQDSKDYICPHPPLGHNGSVYLAYNTSHYSGPHLLWAESASHSHDSTLDRVWQEDHTVPLFLIAVLFPLINFKSPTFFTKFNSLGTISVTYLVIFVAYNASQWGFHLDLSVPSTSENYIPMFKGTFAALTGVAALAYFVQNCVISIVRNQKHPENNVRDLVIAYILVALTYTYMGVMFYSSFPMSKDCIEDNLLNNMADTYVLAFVARIGLFFQMTCVFPLLLYIFRVQFLHTLFGSVWPSFKHVVGLNLCIVAVCVIFAVFLPHIGSIIGFVGAFCGLSYAIALPCLVYMVIRHQNNTLTMPVIAFHSFLILIGLANFVGQFIILGKTS is encoded by the exons ATGAGCGGGTCATCACCCAACAGTAGCAGTAGCGATGAGAAGTCGCCTCTTACTGTAAATGACGACGAGATCAGAGAGGAATCGGA AGCCAATGATGATGGGAATGCCAATGGCAATAGCAGGAGAGTCAG GCGACCAGTGCAGTACTACTCCATCAACACACCGGATCATGACGCCAGTACAGTGGCTGTGGTCAGTCGTTACAAGTACTACTCCAGACTGTCTCCTTATCGGAACAGTAATTTT CAAATGCCAGAGCATGTGGTCCCACCCAATTTCTTCAGTGTGATTTATGTGACAGTCCGAGGTGAACAAAACAGCATCATcacaat ATTTTCACTATGGAACACTATGATGGGAACTTCTATCCTCAGTATGCCATGGGCCATAAGACAG GCTGGCTTTGTGACGGGAATTACGCTGTTAGTACTGATGGCTGGTCTGATGCTGTACACCAGTTACCGCATACTTACTGCTGTACAGGGCATGT CGTCAGATTCCACGTCCGAGGCTCTAGATTTCTCTGATGTGTGTCAACACTACCTTGGTCGCTGGGCACAGATACTGGCGATTGTATCCTCACTCCTGACACTGATGGGCGGGGCCATCGTTTACTGGATTCTCATGTCCAACTTTCTCTACAACATTGTCACCTTTATATATC ATAAAGCTACTGATTCTACTGGGAACAATACGACACAGGATTCAAAAGATTACA TTTGTCCTCACCCACCTTTGGGACACAATGGATCTGTGTATCTAGCCTACAACACCAGCCATTACTCTGGACCCCACCTATTGTGGGCGGAGTCAGCCAGCCACTCACATGACTCCACCCTCGACCGTGTGTGGCAAGAAGACCACACCGTACCTCTTTTTCTCATCGCTGTACTATTTCCCCTTATCAACTTCAAATCTCCTActttctttacaaaatttaattctTTAG GTACAATTTCCGTGACCTACCTTGTGATATTCGTTGCGTACAATGCCTCCCAGTGGGGATTTCATCTGGACCTCAGTGTTCCTTCTACCAGTGAAAATTATATACCAA TGTTTAAGGGAACATTTGCAGCCCTTACAGGAGTTGCAGCCTTAGCCTACTTTGTGCAAAATTGTGTGATATCCATCGTTAGAAACCAAAAACATCCAGAAAATAAT GTGCGTGATTTGGTGATAGCATACATCTTGGTAGCTCTTACCTATACTTACATGGGTGTCATGTTCTATTCTTCATTCCCAATGTCTAAAGACTGCATAGAAGAT AATCTTTTAAATAACATGGCAGACACTTATGTGCTGGCGTTTGTTGCTCGGATCGGTCTGTTTTTCCAGATGACGTGTGTGTTCCCACTGTTGTTGTATATATTCCGTGTCCAGTTTTTACACACTCTGTTTGGATCTGTATGGCCAAG CTTCAAGCATGTGGTTGGACTGAACCTTTGTATAGTGGCTGTGTGTGTTATATTTGCTGTATTTCTTCCTCATATTGGGTCCATAATAGG ATTTGTGGGAGCTTTTTGTGGATTGTCGTACGCGATCGCTCTCCCCTGTCTGGTGTATATGGTGATCCGGCACCAGAATAATACACTGACAATGCCTGTAATAGCTTTCCATTCATTTCTTATACTCATTGGACTGGCTAACTTTGTCGGACAGTTCATCATTCTCGGCAAGACTAGCTGA
- the LOC138325179 gene encoding uncharacterized protein, giving the protein MATCKQVAVRAKGNPKCTFHKNKDVLLHCEDCNILICLTCSLSTHQGHGLVELADIMPQRKCVLQDFINDTESKDLVQLQNEIDSIEEKLAENEAKVKDCGLRVKQEAEIWKQQIDVLSEEYISNFHKMAEENRDLLLQYKDELQQRYNALVDQVKECKQILQSGNSVEVYDETSNISTGDVTLPDEPVLREVDFQPSEFEDITEELRKVFGKFTSSSLSTVEGNVTSSEDISKPFPVEEVSSSAGMHAKKPVIQFRTSMKCSSICPTTSGVWLRQHEAKEMQLVDFKGKVKQKIKYDLTIRRISVSPKTNNAWFATYKTVNEVIAGSKSPTRRFSVNDTVSSFCVTNEDTVAVCDLNAIKIYTREGQEVHSNNLEGRMFPLMYMSQCPVKCNFAIGVSRSTLKDGDERRKAIVVFSKTLDFLFEYTGEKSGGKSSFNPRFATYDNRGNLVIVDTSGSIQLVSGSGQPIRTLQKISRITAVGLEFGGDVLWICRLVDKGGLFGKLTSAEESEIRAIKYYD; this is encoded by the coding sequence ATGGCTACATGCAAACAGGTTGCTGTCAGAGCGAAGGGAAATCCAAAGTGTACATTCCATAAAAATAAGGATGTACTGTTACATTGTGAAGATTGTAACATCCTCATCTGCCTCACTTGTAGCCTTTCCACGCACCAGGGGCATGGACTTGTGGAGTTAGCCGACATCATGCCACAACGAAAATGCGTACTACAAGATTTTATCAATGATACCGAGAGTAAGGATCTTGTACAACTTCAAAACGAAATTGATTCCATCGAGGAGAAACTGGCAGAGAACGAAGCCAAGGTTAAAGACTGTGGCCTTCGAGTGAAACAAGAGGCGGAAATATGGAAACAACAAATCGATGTCCTTTCCGAGGAGTATATATCGAATTTCCACAAGATGGCGGAGGAAAATCGAGACTTGCTCTTGCAGTACAAAGATGAACTCCAGCAAAGGTACAATGCCTTAGTTGATCAGGTAAAAGAATGCAAGCAAATTTTGCAGTCCGGAAACTCGGTCGAGGTGTACGATGAAACGTCTAATATATCTACTGGAGATGTGACACTTCCAGATGAACCAGTATTGCGTGAAGTAGATTTCCAACCTTCTGAATTCGAAGATATTACTGAAGAATTGAGAAAGGTTTTTGGCAAGTTTACTTCCTCTTCTTTGTCGACGGTAGAAGGCAACGTCACATCATCTGAAGATATTAGTAAACCATTTCCAGTTGAAGAAGTTTCTTCCAGTGCCGGTATGCATGCAAAAAAACCCGTGATACAGTTCAGGACTTCGATGAAATGTTCTTCCATCTGTCCAACAACATCCGGTGTGTGGCTACGACAACACGAAGCTAAAGAGATGCAGCTAGTTGACTTTAAGGGTAAAGTGAAGCAGAagataaaatatgatttaacgATTAGGAGAATCAGTGTTTCgccaaaaacaaacaatgcatGGTTTGCCACATATAAAACAGTGAATGAAGTAATTGCTGGATCGAAATCTCCCACTCGAAGATTTAGCGTAAATGACACTGTGAGTTCTTTCTGTGTCACAAATGAGGACACTGTCGCTGTTTGTGATCTGAATGCAATAAAAATCTACACACGAGAAGGCCAAGAGGTACACTCAAACAATCTTGAAGGGAGGATGTTTCCATTGATGTATATGTCACAATGTCCGGTAAAATGCAATTTTGCGATAGGGGTGTCGAGATCTACGCTCAAAGATGGCGATGAACGGCGTAAAGCTATTGTCGTATTCAGCAAAACGCTCGATTTCTTGTTTGAATATACCGGTGAGAAATCTGGAGGGAAGTCATCGTTTAATCCACGGTTTGCTACCTATGACAACAGGGGCAACCTGGTAATTGTGGACACATCTGGTTCGATACAGTTGGTCAGTGGATCAGGACAGCCCATACGGACACTGCAGAAAATCTCGAGGATCACAGCGGTGGGATTAGAGTTTGGAGGGGATGTCCTGTGGATATGTCGCCTTGTGGACAAAGGTGGGTTATTTGGGAAACTCACTAGTGCTGAGGAGTCTGAAATCAGAGCTATCAAGTACTACGACTAA